CCAGCTTCGCGTCGAACTTCGACGCCTCCGCGTCCAGGCCGCTCATGTACAGGCCGAGTTCCTCCTGGGCCTGGAGACCCTCGGGACTCAGGCCACCGATCTCCATGACCTTCAGGAAGCGCAGGACGGGCTGGATGACGTCGTCGTGGTGGATGCGCATGTTGTAGATCTCGCCGATCGCCATCTGTGCGGCGGCCCGCTCGAAGCCGGGCATGCCGTGGCCGGGCATCCGGAAGTTCACGACCACGTCGCGCACCGCCTGCATCGTCAGGTCGGGCGCGAGCTCGAACGCCGCCTTCAGCAGGTTGCGGTAGAAGACCATGTGCAGGTTCTCGTCGGTCGCGATGCGCGCCAGCATGCGGTCACAGACCGGGTCGCCGGACTGGTGGCCGGTGTTGCGGTGCGAGACACGGGTCGCGAGCTCCTGGAAGGAGACGTAGGCCACCGAGTGGAGCATCGAGTGCCGGTTGTCCGACTCGAAGCCCTCGCCCATGTGAGCCATCCGGAACTGCTCCAGTTTGTCCGGGTCCACCGCGCGCGAGGCGAGCAGGTAGTCACGCATCACGATGCCGTGGCGGCCCTCCTCGGCCGTCCAGCGGTGCACCCACGTGCCCCAGGCGCCGTCGCGGCCGAAGAGCGAGGCGATCTCGTGGTGGTAGCTGGGGAGGTTGTCCTCGGTCAGCAGGTTCACGACCAGGGCGATCCGGCCGATCTCGGTGACCTTGGACTGCCCCTTCTCCCAGGCCTCGCCGTCCTCGAAGAGGCCGGGGAAGTTGCGGCCGTCGCTCCACGGGACGTACTCGTGCGGCATCCAGTCCTTGGTGACCTTCAGGTGCCGGTTGAGCTCCTGCTCGACCACTTCCTCCAGCGCGTGCAGCAGTCTGGCGTCGGTCCAGGCGGAGGACGGGCTGCTGAGGTGAGGGGAAGTGATCGTCACAGGTACTCCAGGGGGGACGCGGCATACATGTACGGGGGCCGGGCGGCGAGCGGTGCCAGTAACTTACGGAATCGTAGGCTACGAAACCGTAGGTTACGCCACCGTAAGTTAAGGGGGGTGTAAATATCGCTGATCAGCGGCGTTCCGAGGGCATGACAAGAGTCCCAGGAACCGCAGGTCGGGCCTGTCGGGATGATGCACTCACCCGTTCAGGCGTACAGCTCCCGCAGTCGTACTGAGAGGCAAGTCACACAGCCTTCGAGCTTCTCGAACTCGCTGATGTCCACCACGGCCGGTTCGAAACCGAGGTCGGTGAGCAGCTCCGCCGTCCTCGGCGCGCTGGCGGCGATGAGCAGCTGGGCGCCGCCGAGAAGGACGACGTGGGAGCCCGCCTGCTCCGGTACGGACAGGAAGCGCGGGAAGAGCGAGGGCCGGTCCACCTTGGGGATGTGCCCGATGACGGTCCCGTCGGGCAGCGCCGTGACCGCCGACTTCAGGTGCAGCACCTTGCTCACCGGTACGGCGACGACCTGGGCCCCGAGCGGCTCGAAGGCGGCCCGCAGCTGCTGGACGCCGGCCGCGTTGGTGCGCCCGCCCCGGCCGACGTAGATCGTGTCACCGATCTTCAGGACGTCACCGCCGTCCAGGGTGCCCGGCTCCCAGATCCAGTTCACCGAGCAGCCGAGCCGTGCCACGGCCTCCTCGACACCGATGGTCTCCCCACGCCGGGACTCGGCGCCGGAACGGGCGATCAGGGCGACGTTCTTGTACATGACCACGGTGTCCTCGACGAACACCGAGTCCGGGCAGTCGTCCTCCGGGTCCACCTCGACGGTCTCCCAGCCGTGCGTGCGCAGGGCCTCGACGTACCCCTCCCACTGTTCGAGCGCGAGATCGACGTCGACCTTCTCCCGTTCGACATGCGTCACCAGGCCTTCGGCGAGGCGCGGACCGGGGCGGCGGACGAGGGCCTTCTTGCTGGGCACGAGGGGACTCCGTATCGGCGGGACAGGGGTGGCCCCCGTGACGGGCGCCGGTCAGCCATCATGCAGCGCCGGTCCGTGTCGACAAAACCCCCCTTGTCAGGCTGTGGCCCTCCTGAGACGCGGCGCCGGTTCACGAGTGCCTGCGCGTGTGCCGCCTCATGGGCCGTGCGCAGCAGCCGCATGACCGTCCCGGCCGTCCGCTCGCCGGGGTTCACGACACAGATCCAGCCGAGCGTGCCGTGGACCGGGTGCGGCAGCACCACGTCGGCCGCCGCGAGGCCGTGTTCCTGCTCCACGAGGTCCGCGGACGCCGTACGACCGACGTGGACGGTGACCCGCCGGCGGTCCCGGCCGTGCGCGAGATCATGCGCTCCCTGGACAGCCGTGACGGTCCGGACGTGACCCGGCGGATCCTGCGGGAGCGGCTGGACCGGATCGCCGCCCGGAGCGTGGCGCTGCTCCGGGCGGGGACCGATCCGGTGGCCGTCGTGGACGCTACGCGGGCGCCTCCAGGTCCTCCGGCGTGACCTCCCGCAGCTCACCGTCCAGCATCAGCCAGCGCGTGATGCCGATCGACTCCAGGAACGGCAGGTCGTGACTGGCCACGACCAGGGCGCCCTCGTAGGACTCCAGGGCCGTGGTCAGCTGCCGCACGCTCGCCATGTCGAGGTTGTTCGTCGGCTCGTCGAGCATGAGCAGTTGAGGTGCCGGCTCGGCCAGCATCAGCGCGGCCAGTGTCGCCCGGAAACGTTCGCCGCCGGACAGCGTCGACGCCTGCTGGTCGGCCCGGGCACCCCGGAACAGAAAGCGGGCGAGACGGGCCCGGATCCGGTTGTTGGTGGCGCCCGGCGCGAACCGGGCCACGTTCTGCGCGACCGACAGCTCGCCGTCGAGGACGTCCAGGCGCTGGGGCAGGAAGCGGAGCGGGACATGGGAGGTCGCCTCGCCCGAAACCGGCTCCAGCTCTCCGGCGATCGTCCGCAGCAACGTCGTCTTGCCGGCGCCGTTGCGCCCGATCAGCGCGACCCGCTCCGGGCCCCGCAGGTCGAGGCCGCCCGCCACTCGTGCCCCGTAGGCGAGTTCCAGGTCCATGAGGGTGAGGACCGTACGGCCCGGCGGTACGGCCGTGTACGGCAGGTCGACGCGGATCTCGTCGTCGTCCCTTACCGCCTCCACCGCCTCGTCGAGCCGGTCCTTCGCCTCGGCGAGCCTCTCCTCGTGCATGATGCGGTGCTTGCCGGCGGACTCCTGTGCCGCCCGCTTGCGTGCCCCCATGACGATCTTCGGCTCGCGCTTCTGCTCGAACATCTTCTGGCCGTACCGCTTGCGGCGGGCCAACTTGACCTGAGCGTCCGACAGTTCGCGTTTCTGTTTGCGGAAGTCGGACTCGGCGACGCGCACCATCCGCTCCGCCGCGTCCTGTTCGACGGCCAGAGCATCCTCGTAGGCGGAGAAGTTGCCGCCGTACCAGGTGACCTCGCCGGAGCGCAGATCGGCGATCTGGTCCACCAGGTCGAGGAGTTCACGGTCGTGGCTGACCACGACCATGATCCCCGGCCAGGAGGCGACGGCCGTGTACAGCCGCTTGCGGGCGTACAGATCGAGGTTGTTGGTGGGCTCGTCCAACAGCAGGACGTCCGGGCGGCGCAGCAGCAGTGCGGCCAGCCGCAGCAGCACCGACTCACCGCCCGAGACCTCGCCGATCGTGCGGTCCAACCCGATGTGTCCGAGGCCGAGTTCACCGAGGGTGGCGAGGGCCCGCTCCTCCACGTCCCAGTCGTCGCCGACCGTCTCGAAGTGCTCCTCTGCCACATCACCCGCCTCGATGGCGTGCAGGGCGGCGCGCCGCGCGGCGATGCCGAGCGTCTCGTCGACCTTCAGAGAGGTGTCCAGGGTGACGTTCTGCGGGAGGTAGCCGACCTCGCCCGCGACGCGCACGGCGCCGTCGGCGGCGGTGAGTTCACCGGCGATGAGCTTCAACAGGGTGGATTTTCCAGAGCCGTTGATGCCGACGAGACCGGTCCGGCCGGAGCCGAAGGCGACGTCGAGGCCCTCGAAGACGGAGGTGCCGTCGGGCCAGGAGAAGGCGAGAGAGGTGCAGGTGATGGATGCAGACATACGAGTCTCCGCGGTTGCTCGAAGCGAGAAGGGGCAAACGCGTATCGAGACACCTGCGACCGACGGGAGACGAGGGAACGCCGGAGGAGCACGGACATGGCCCTGCTCGTCGGGGACGGCTCGGATGCCGAGGTCACACGCAGCGCACACACCTCAGGTGTGTGACACGGTGTCTCAGGACCTCAGACGAGCAACGTCCTTCTCCGATCGACGACAACAGAACCGTTCTACAACGTACGAGGCGTCCGCAGGGGTGTCAACGGATTAACGGGAGCCCGGCCGTGGGTCCCGCTCGCGCCGCCCCCACCACCCGAAGGAGCCCCCGTGCCCGACGGCTCGCTCTCCCTGCCGGCCCGTCTGTACCTCCTGGCCTGGGACACCTCGAAGTCCGAGGCCACCGGTGCCGTCCAGGTGCCCCAGCTGGTCCGGGCCGGTGCCCTGACCGAACTTGTCCGGCGCGGTCTGCTCCTCGACGACGACGGCATCGCCACCCCGGTCGACATGGACGCGCACACCGACGACGCCGTCCTGGACGGGCTCCTCGAACTGGTCCGTGAATCCCGGCCGCACCGGTGGCGGACCTGGGTGACGCTCAGGTCCCGGACCACCCTGGACGCCGTGCGGGAACAGCTCACCGCGGAGGGATACCTGCGGGCACGCAAGAAGCGGGCCCTCGGGCTGTTCCCCACGGTGGATCACGACCTGGGGCGGCCGGCCGCGGTGGAGGCACTGCAGGAGGAGGCGCGGCAGATCCTGCGCGGGCCGGTACCGGCCGGACAACTGCCGGACCGGGACGCGGTCCTCGTCGCCCTCGCGGCCGCCGCCGGACTGCGCACCCTGCAACCCCGCGGGGAACATCACGAGGCACGCGTCGAGGAACTGATCGAAAGCGGCGGACAGGCCGCGCCGGTGCTGCGCATGGTCCTGCACGAGGTGTGCGGGGCGCTGGCCACGGCCTCGGTCACGGCGGGGGCCTGAGGGCGGCTCGATCGAAAGCGGCGGCTCCCGTGCTGCGCGAGGTATGCGGGGTGCCGGTCCCTGCGGGCGCCTGAGCGCGGCTCGGTCGGGCGGAGGATCGGTCAGGTGGGGGAGGGGAGCCCCGTCCGCCTAGGGGTCATCGTCCTGGGCCGTCGGTCCGGGGGCCGTCAAACCCCTTGCCGACAGCGACAGCGACGGCGACGGCGTCTGCCGACTCATGGGCGTCCGGGCAGGACCCGGTGCCCCGGCTGTCGCCGAGTTCCGTCCCCGGCGTGAGCGCAGGGAGAAGCGGGGCGCGTCGGAGAACCCGCCGGGCTCCTCGACAAGCTGTGTGGACACCTCAGAGGGCGTCGCGCATCAGCTCCGCGAGGTCGTGGTCGAGGTCGAGCTGGAGGTGCTCCAGGCCGGTCGGAACGAGGTCGTTCGTCGCCTCCAGGAAGCGGCGCAGTTCGCCCGTGCGGACATGCACCACGGCCGTGCCCTCGGGAGCGTGGAACTCGAGAACGGTGCGGTCGTAGCCGTACGGCCGCACGCGGACGTCGCCGTGGCCCTCGGGCTCGTGCAGACCGGTGCTGAGCAGATCGCGACTGAAGGTCCAGCAGACCTCGACGCCCTCCAGGGTGGCCGGGGCGGGGAAGGTCATACGGACGGCGAACGGATCGCAACGGTCGTAGTGCAGTGTGGCGGGAATACTCGGCATCCGCGGTGCCGCGGCGACGAGACGGGCCTCGACTGGCTGCTCGATGACGGTGGACAACGCCTTGCTCCCTTGTGACGGCTGGTGGGACTTCCCGGTGGGACGGGCACTGGAAGAGACGACGGAATGGGCCAATCCGTGTACACGAAAGTCGAGTGACCTGTGTCACCGTCTTCATGCCCCGGTGTGCCCAGAGGTCCTCCCGCGCCCCAAGAGACACGTGTGGCGTCCTGCGCACCACCCGGCGGCCGGCCGAGGGCATCTGGACGGCACCGGGAGCGTGCACTAGCTTCGCCCGCCATGAGGCGTTTGGGGAACACGCGAGACAAGAGACGAACGGGCCTGATGAGCCGGAGGATCGCCGTGGGGGCAGCTTGTGCGGCGGCGCTGGCGGCCCTGACCGCCGTACCGGCCGAGGCGCACGGCCCGGACAGCCGTACACCGCACTGGGCACCCAAGGACAGCGGCGCCCCCACGGCACGTTTCCGGGGGCTGTCGGCCGTCAGCCGGGACACCGCCTGGCTGGCGGGCACCCAGGGCACCGTGCTGCGTACCACGGACGGCGGCGCGAGCTGGCGGAACGTCTCGCCACCCGGTGCCGCCGAACTCCAGTTCAGGGACGTAGAGGCCTTCGATGCGCGGCGGGCCGTCGTGCTGGCCATCGGGGAGGGCGAGGCGTCCCGGGTCTACCGCACCGACGACGGCGGCGCGACCTGGACCGAGTCCTTCCGCAACACCGACAGCAAGGCCTTCTACGACTGCCTCACCTTCTTCGACCACCGCCACGGCCTGGCCATGAGCGACCCGGTGGACGGAAAGTTCCGCATCCTGTCGACCTCCGACGGCGGCCGCTCCTGGAAGGTGCTGCCGAATACCGGGATGCCGGCCGCGCTCGACGGCGAGGCGGGCTTCGCGGCGAGCGGCCAGTGCCTGGTCAGCTCCGGGCCCCGGGACGTCTGGCTGGCCACTGGCGGCGGCGCACGCGCGCGTGTGCTGCACTCCGCCGACCGCGGCCTGACCTGGACGGCGTCCGACACGCCGATCCCGGCGGGAGACCCGGCCAAGGGTGTCTTCGCGCTCGGCTTCCGCGACCGCGCGCACGGTCTCGCCGTCGGCGGTGACTACAACGCCGACCAGGCATCCCCGCAGGCGGGTGCCCGCACCACGGACGGCCGCACCTGGCGGCCCGCCGCCTCCGCCCCGCCCGCCTACCGCTCCGGCGTGGCCTGGCTTCCGCACAGCCGCGCCGCCGCCCTCGCGGTCGGCCCCACCGGCACGGACCTCACCACGGACGGCGGCCGCACATGGCGGACCGTGGACACCGGCTCCTACGACACGGTGGACTGCACGGTCGACGGCGGCTGCTGGGCCGCGGGGGAGAAGGGACGGGTGGCCCGTCTGGAGAACTGAGCGGCGGAATGCGGGGTACCCGGCCGCCGACGGCGAAAGGAGTGATCCCCATGCCGACCGGTTCGAACTCCAAGCGCGAACGCCAGTACGAGCACATCAAGAAGAGCGCCCAGGACCGTGGCGAGAGCACCGGGCGGGCCGAAGAGATCGCGGCGCGGACCGTCAACAAGGAACGCGCCCGGTCCGGCGAGTCCCGGACCGCCGGCCGTACCTCGACCGAGGACATGTCCTCGGGCAGGCGGGGCGGGCAGCGGTCCGGCAAGGGCTCCCAGGGTCCGACCTACGACCAGCTCTACGAGGAGGCCAAGCGCAAGGGCGTCAAGGGTCGTTCGGACATGAACAAGAGCCGGCTCCGACGCGCCCTGGGCGGCAAGAGCTGACGCTCGGCTCAGCCCGAGGTCTCCCGGTATGCCTCCAGCGCCGGGGCCGTCTTCGTCGCGGCGAACTCGGTGACGCGGTACGCGCACACCCCGGCCGTGACGAAGGGGTCCCCCGCGGCGATCTCCTCGATGCGTGCGCGGTCCCCCGCGACGGCGATGATCACCCCGCCGTCGCGGGGGTTCTTGCGCCCGGACGCCAGGAAGACTCCCCGCCCGTACTGCTCGTCCAGCCAGGCGACATGCGCCGGCAGTACGGCGTCCACGGCATCGAGCGGGGCGGTGTAGGTCAGCTCCAGTACGAACATGATCGCGAGCCTACGACGCGCCGCCGTACGCTCGTCCCCACCATGACGACAGTGGACATCCCCGCGGGCTGGCCCGCGACCGAGGAGCAGGCCCGCGCGGTCCAGGACGAGTTGAGGGCGAGGACGGTCCTCGACGAACCGGGTCCGCCGTCCGGCACCGGGCACGTCACCGGGGTCGACGTGGCCTACGACGACGAACGGGACGTCGTCGCGGCGGCGGCCGTCGTGCTGGACGCGTCGTCCCTGGACGTCGTCGCCGAGGCCACCGCCGTCGGGCGGATCTCCTTCCCGTACGTCCCCGGCCTGCTCGCCTTCCGTGAGATCCCGACGGTCCTCGCCGCCCTCGACGCCCTGCCGTGTCCCCCCGGCCTGGTCGTGTGCGACGGGTACGGCCTCGCGCACCCCCGCCGCTTCGGCCTCGCGAGCCACCTCGGCGTACTCACAGGGCTGCCCACGATCGGCGTCGCCAAGAACCCGTTCACCTTCTCCTACGTCGACCCCGGCACCCGGCGCGGCGAGTGGGCGCCGCTGCTCGCCGGCTCGCAGGAGGTGGGCCGCGCTCTGCGCACGCGCGAGGCGGTGAAGCCGGTGTTCGTCTCCGTCGGCCACCGCGTGAGCCTCGACAACGCCTGCGCCCACACGCTCGCGCTCACCCCGGCCTACCGGCTGCCGGAGACGACCCGCGCGGCGGACGCGCTGTGCCGGCGGGCGCTGCGGCAGGCGACGTCCTGACGGGAGCAGGCGCGGTGTACTGAGTACGTCGTCTGAGTACTTGTACGGATGTGCGGGCCCCGGCGCGCTCGGCAGGCTGTCCCGCATGACGACGCACCGCATAACCCCCCGTGCCGCCAAGCCCCTCGCCGACCCGAACCGGCCCGTGGAGCGCGCGGTGACCGCCACGCTGGTCCTCGGCGTGCTCGCTGGGCTCGGCTGGATCGCCGGGATGATCTACACGGTGGCGGGCTGGTCCCTCTGAGACGGGCTCACCGGCTCGCCGCCACACGGAAGGCGATCCCCGCCCGTCGCAGCCGCTCGATCAGCGCGTCCCCCATCGCCACGGCCGTCGTGACCTGACCGGAGGTCGGCGGCAGGTCGTCGAAGGCGAGCGACAGCGCAGACTCGGCGAACATCTTCGCCGTCTCGTCGTAGCCCGGGTCGCCGCCCGCGACCTCGGTGAACACCCGTCGACCGCCGCCCTCGCCGACGAAACGCACGGAGAACCAGCTCTTCGCCCGCTTCTCGGGACCCGGCCCGTCACCCGGCTTGACCCGGTCGGACAACCAGCGCCGGGCGGGCGGCAGTTGGGCCGCCGCGAACAGCGCGCCCACGGCCGCGACCCCGCCCACCGCCATGGGCAGCCGCCGTACGGCCGCGTAGTGGCGGTAGCGGAAGTCGGGCCCGTAGCGTTCGAGGGCCTTCGCGGAGCGCCGGACGATCTGCGCGTCGATGGTCGGCAGCGGCAGCGCCCAGGCGCCGACCTCCTGGGCGTAACGCGGGGTTCCGGTCGGCGCGGTGGCCCGGCGGCCCACCAGGCGCGGCTCGTGCCGTCCGCGATCCCGGGCGGCGGCGATCATCTGCCGGCCGCGCGCGAACTGGTTCAGCGCCGAGGCGAAGGTTCCGCCCGAGAACGTGGCGTCCGCGGTCACGAAGCCGTCGACGGTCAGTGGCACGCCCTCAGGCAGCTGCCGGACCGTGAAATACGCCCCCAGGTCGTGCGGGACGGAGTCGAACCCGCACGCGTGCACCAGCCGTGCACCCGTCTCACGCGCGCGTGCGTCGTGCCGGACGTACATCAGGTCCACGAACTCCGGCTCCCCGGAAAGGTCGAGGTAGTCCGTCCCGGCGTCCGCGCAGGCGGCGACGAGTTCCTCGCCGTACGTCAGATAGGGGCCCACGGTGGTGGCCACCACGCGCGCGTGCTCGGCGAGCGCGCGCAGGGAGTCCGGATCCGACACGTCGGCCCTGAGGACCTCCACGTTCGTGCCCTCCGGCAGCCGTTCGCGCAGTGCCCGGAGCTTGTCCTCGCTGCGGCCGGCGATCGCCCATCGCAGATCCTCCGGTCCGTGCGCGGCGAGGTACTCCGCGGTGAGGGTTCCGGCGAAACTCGTGGCCCCGAAGAGCACGATGTCGTAGGGACGCTCCGACTTTTTCATCCTGCTCATGACACTCCTGGATCCCGCCGCTCGCGCCGCTGTCGGTGGCCGAGGCTAGCGTGAGGAGTACGGAGCCCGACGACGAGGCCGGAGGTGCAGCGGTGGCCGTGCCCGGAATTCCCGGAGGAAGCGGGAGGAAGCGCCCGCGTTCACCCGCACGTCGGGGAAGACGGACGCCTTCTCGCCGCCTCGGTGACGGCCCCGCGCCAGGCTGGATCGATGTGCGGCTCCGTCGTGTGGCCCGATCGGCGGTGACCGGCCGATAATGGGCTAAGCGCTTGCTCGTTCGGGTCTTGTGCCCACGGGAACGGGTTCATAGCATCACTGGTGTTACATCAGTTGTGTCACGCCAATGGGGGCTGGATGACAACGGCAACGACGCCCGGGCACGGCCCGCTCACCGGCGTACGCGTGGTCGAGCTGGCCGGCATCGGGCCGGGTCCGTTCGCAGGCATGCTCCTCGCCGACCTGGGAGCCGACGTCGTCCAGGTGTCCCGTCCCGGCGGCACCGCCCTCGCGATCGACCCCGGCCACGACATCACCAACCGCAACAAGCGCTCGGTGGTCGTCGACCTCAAGGCCCCCGACGGCCCCGCGCGCGTGCTCGACCTGGCCGCCCGCGCCGACATCCTGATCGAGGGCAACCGCCCCGGTGTCGCCGAGCGCCTCGGGATCGGTCCCGAGGAGTGCCACGCGCGCAACCCCGCCCTCGTCTACGGCCGGATGACCGGCTGGGGCCAGGACGGGCCGCTGGCCCGGCGCGCCGGGCACGACATCGCGTACATCGCCGTCACCGGCGCCCTCGGCCTGATCGGCGAACCGGGCCGCCCTCCCACCGTCCCCGCCAACCTCCTCGGCGACTACGCGGGCGGCTCCCTCTACCTCGTCGTCGGAGTCCTGGCCGCCCTGCACCACGCGCGCGCGACGGGCACCGGCCAGGTCGTCGACGCCGCCATCGTCGACGGCACCTCCCATCTCACCGCGATGCTCCACGGCATGACCGCCGCAGGCGGCTGGCAGGACCGGCGCGGCGCCAACCTCCTCGACGGCGGCTGCCCGTACTACGGCACCTACGAGACCGCCGACGGCACGTACATGGCGGTGGGCGCGCTGGAACCGCAGTTCTACGACCGGTTCCTGGACCTGCTCGGCCTGCCGGACTTCTCCGACGCCCGCAAGGACTGGACCCGCTGGGGCGAGCTGCGCGAGGCGGTCACGGCCCGTTTCAGGTCCCGCACCCGCGACGAGTGGACGGCCGTCTTCGACGGCACCGACGCGTGCGTGGCGCCCGTCCTGTCGCTGCGCGAGGCCCCGGCCCACCCGCACCTCGCCGCCCGTGGCACCTTCACCGACCACGCCGGCATCACCCAGCCCGCGCCCGCGCCCCGCTTCTCCGCGACCCCCACGGCCGTACGCACCGGGCCCGCCCGGCCCGGCGCCGACACCGTCGGCGTGGCACGTGACTGGGACGTACCCGATCTCCTGAAAGGCCCCGAATGAAAAGGCGGATCTTCGCGCCCGAGCACGACGCCTTCCGCGAGACCGTGCGCGCCTTCCTGGCCAGGGAGGTCCTG
This is a stretch of genomic DNA from Streptomyces sp. NBC_00285. It encodes these proteins:
- a CDS encoding acyl-ACP desaturase, whose amino-acid sequence is MTITSPHLSSPSSAWTDARLLHALEEVVEQELNRHLKVTKDWMPHEYVPWSDGRNFPGLFEDGEAWEKGQSKVTEIGRIALVVNLLTEDNLPSYHHEIASLFGRDGAWGTWVHRWTAEEGRHGIVMRDYLLASRAVDPDKLEQFRMAHMGEGFESDNRHSMLHSVAYVSFQELATRVSHRNTGHQSGDPVCDRMLARIATDENLHMVFYRNLLKAAFELAPDLTMQAVRDVVVNFRMPGHGMPGFERAAAQMAIGEIYNMRIHHDDVIQPVLRFLKVMEIGGLSPEGLQAQEELGLYMSGLDAEASKFDAKLAARKARMAARAGA
- the ddaH gene encoding dimethylargininase gives rise to the protein MPSKKALVRRPGPRLAEGLVTHVEREKVDVDLALEQWEGYVEALRTHGWETVEVDPEDDCPDSVFVEDTVVMYKNVALIARSGAESRRGETIGVEEAVARLGCSVNWIWEPGTLDGGDVLKIGDTIYVGRGGRTNAAGVQQLRAAFEPLGAQVVAVPVSKVLHLKSAVTALPDGTVIGHIPKVDRPSLFPRFLSVPEQAGSHVVLLGGAQLLIAASAPRTAELLTDLGFEPAVVDISEFEKLEGCVTCLSVRLRELYA
- a CDS encoding DUF6194 family protein, translating into MEQEHGLAAADVVLPHPVHGTLGWICVVNPGERTAGTVMRLLRTAHEAAHAQALVNRRRVSGGPQPDKGGFVDTDRRCMMADRRPSRGPPLSRRYGVPSCPARRPSSAAPVRASPKAW
- a CDS encoding ABC-F family ATP-binding cassette domain-containing protein translates to MSASITCTSLAFSWPDGTSVFEGLDVAFGSGRTGLVGINGSGKSTLLKLIAGELTAADGAVRVAGEVGYLPQNVTLDTSLKVDETLGIAARRAALHAIEAGDVAEEHFETVGDDWDVEERALATLGELGLGHIGLDRTIGEVSGGESVLLRLAALLLRRPDVLLLDEPTNNLDLYARKRLYTAVASWPGIMVVVSHDRELLDLVDQIADLRSGEVTWYGGNFSAYEDALAVEQDAAERMVRVAESDFRKQKRELSDAQVKLARRKRYGQKMFEQKREPKIVMGARKRAAQESAGKHRIMHEERLAEAKDRLDEAVEAVRDDDEIRVDLPYTAVPPGRTVLTLMDLELAYGARVAGGLDLRGPERVALIGRNGAGKTTLLRTIAGELEPVSGEATSHVPLRFLPQRLDVLDGELSVAQNVARFAPGATNNRIRARLARFLFRGARADQQASTLSGGERFRATLAALMLAEPAPQLLMLDEPTNNLDMASVRQLTTALESYEGALVVASHDLPFLESIGITRWLMLDGELREVTPEDLEAPA
- a CDS encoding GOLPH3/VPS74 family protein, whose product is MPDGSLSLPARLYLLAWDTSKSEATGAVQVPQLVRAGALTELVRRGLLLDDDGIATPVDMDAHTDDAVLDGLLELVRESRPHRWRTWVTLRSRTTLDAVREQLTAEGYLRARKKRALGLFPTVDHDLGRPAAVEALQEEARQILRGPVPAGQLPDRDAVLVALAAAAGLRTLQPRGEHHEARVEELIESGGQAAPVLRMVLHEVCGALATASVTAGA
- a CDS encoding SsgA family sporulation/cell division regulator, whose protein sequence is MSTVIEQPVEARLVAAAPRMPSIPATLHYDRCDPFAVRMTFPAPATLEGVEVCWTFSRDLLSTGLHEPEGHGDVRVRPYGYDRTVLEFHAPEGTAVVHVRTGELRRFLEATNDLVPTGLEHLQLDLDHDLAELMRDAL
- a CDS encoding WD40/YVTN/BNR-like repeat-containing protein gives rise to the protein MSRRIAVGAACAAALAALTAVPAEAHGPDSRTPHWAPKDSGAPTARFRGLSAVSRDTAWLAGTQGTVLRTTDGGASWRNVSPPGAAELQFRDVEAFDARRAVVLAIGEGEASRVYRTDDGGATWTESFRNTDSKAFYDCLTFFDHRHGLAMSDPVDGKFRILSTSDGGRSWKVLPNTGMPAALDGEAGFAASGQCLVSSGPRDVWLATGGGARARVLHSADRGLTWTASDTPIPAGDPAKGVFALGFRDRAHGLAVGGDYNADQASPQAGARTTDGRTWRPAASAPPAYRSGVAWLPHSRAAALAVGPTGTDLTTDGGRTWRTVDTGSYDTVDCTVDGGCWAAGEKGRVARLEN
- a CDS encoding plasmid stabilization protein, which produces MPTGSNSKRERQYEHIKKSAQDRGESTGRAEEIAARTVNKERARSGESRTAGRTSTEDMSSGRRGGQRSGKGSQGPTYDQLYEEAKRKGVKGRSDMNKSRLRRALGGKS
- a CDS encoding YciI family protein, giving the protein MFVLELTYTAPLDAVDAVLPAHVAWLDEQYGRGVFLASGRKNPRDGGVIIAVAGDRARIEEIAAGDPFVTAGVCAYRVTEFAATKTAPALEAYRETSG
- a CDS encoding endonuclease V is translated as MTTVDIPAGWPATEEQARAVQDELRARTVLDEPGPPSGTGHVTGVDVAYDDERDVVAAAAVVLDASSLDVVAEATAVGRISFPYVPGLLAFREIPTVLAALDALPCPPGLVVCDGYGLAHPRRFGLASHLGVLTGLPTIGVAKNPFTFSYVDPGTRRGEWAPLLAGSQEVGRALRTREAVKPVFVSVGHRVSLDNACAHTLALTPAYRLPETTRAADALCRRALRQATS
- the mmpA gene encoding morphogenic membrane protein MmpA, coding for MTTHRITPRAAKPLADPNRPVERAVTATLVLGVLAGLGWIAGMIYTVAGWSL
- a CDS encoding saccharopine dehydrogenase family protein gives rise to the protein MSRMKKSERPYDIVLFGATSFAGTLTAEYLAAHGPEDLRWAIAGRSEDKLRALRERLPEGTNVEVLRADVSDPDSLRALAEHARVVATTVGPYLTYGEELVAACADAGTDYLDLSGEPEFVDLMYVRHDARARETGARLVHACGFDSVPHDLGAYFTVRQLPEGVPLTVDGFVTADATFSGGTFASALNQFARGRQMIAAARDRGRHEPRLVGRRATAPTGTPRYAQEVGAWALPLPTIDAQIVRRSAKALERYGPDFRYRHYAAVRRLPMAVGGVAAVGALFAAAQLPPARRWLSDRVKPGDGPGPEKRAKSWFSVRFVGEGGGRRVFTEVAGGDPGYDETAKMFAESALSLAFDDLPPTSGQVTTAVAMGDALIERLRRAGIAFRVAASR
- a CDS encoding CaiB/BaiF CoA transferase family protein gives rise to the protein MTTATTPGHGPLTGVRVVELAGIGPGPFAGMLLADLGADVVQVSRPGGTALAIDPGHDITNRNKRSVVVDLKAPDGPARVLDLAARADILIEGNRPGVAERLGIGPEECHARNPALVYGRMTGWGQDGPLARRAGHDIAYIAVTGALGLIGEPGRPPTVPANLLGDYAGGSLYLVVGVLAALHHARATGTGQVVDAAIVDGTSHLTAMLHGMTAAGGWQDRRGANLLDGGCPYYGTYETADGTYMAVGALEPQFYDRFLDLLGLPDFSDARKDWTRWGELREAVTARFRSRTRDEWTAVFDGTDACVAPVLSLREAPAHPHLAARGTFTDHAGITQPAPAPRFSATPTAVRTGPARPGADTVGVARDWDVPDLLKGPE